The Setaria viridis unplaced genomic scaffold, Setaria_viridis_v4.0 scaffold_297, whole genome shotgun sequence genome has a window encoding:
- the LOC140221561 gene encoding NADH-ubiquinone oxidoreductase chain 1-like, whose amino-acid sequence MLFPISPKRIPPSFHGPLTEEEMREDPGPEQVGLGYRAVSAVGVTEDVLVRFIVGYDILVDCWERPLYSKYAFLGALRSAAQMVSYEVSIGLILITVLICVGPCNSSEIVMAQKQIWSGIPLFPVLVMFFIPRLAETNRAPSDLPEAEAESVAGYNVEYARDAILNSSLLAEANVSGLILT is encoded by the exons atgctGTTTCCTATCAGTCCCAAGCGGATACCCCCCAGCTTCCACGGTCCGCTTACCGAGGAAGAGATGCGGGAGGACCCAGGGCCAGAGCAAGTTGGGTTGGGGTATAGAGCCGTAAGCGCGGTGGGGGTGACAGAGGATGTGCTCGTACGGTTCATAGTTGGGTATGATATTCTCGTGGATTGTTGGGAACGTCCTCTATATTCGAAATATGCCTTTCTAGGAGCATTACGATCTGCAGCTCAAATGGTCTCTTATGAAGTCTCTATTGGTCTTATTCTTAT TACTGTACTAATATGTGTAGGTCCCTGTAATTCGAGTGAGATTGTCATGGCGCAAAAGCAGATATGGTCCGGTATTCCCTTGTTCCCCGTATTGGTTATGTTCTTTATTCCTCGTCTAGCAGAAACTAATCGAGCTCCGTCTGATCTCCCAGAAGCGGAAGCGGAATCAGTTGCAGGCTATAATGTAGAATATGCGCGGGATGCGATCCTTAATAGTTCACTGTTGGCGGAAGCCAATGTCTCGGGACTCATTCTGACTTAA